A stretch of Gadus chalcogrammus isolate NIFS_2021 chromosome 9, NIFS_Gcha_1.0, whole genome shotgun sequence DNA encodes these proteins:
- the LOC130388987 gene encoding purine nucleoside phosphorylase-like yields MATTALAAHRCSYEDYEATVDWLRSQTEQRPKVAIICGSGLGGLAEKLENRVVFPYRDIPNFPQTTVVGHQGQLVFGTLEGHQCVCMQGRFHTYEGYDVYQVTYPVRVFSLLGVRTLVVTNAAGGLNSSFSVGDIMLIKDHINMPGLVGNNPLCGPNDDRFGERFPCMSDAYDRDLLALAQQTAEEQGIGAVVHQGVYCMVGGPTFESIAEGRALRTLGADAVGMSTALEVVVARHCGLRVLGFSLITNMVVTDYDSTLKASHDEVLVAGNNRAQDLQGLVRRILAQMSVDPEDL; encoded by the exons ATGGCAACCACGGCACTTGCGGCCCATCGGTGCAG TTACGAGGACTATGAGGCTACGGTCGACTGGTTGCGCTCCCAGACAGAGCAGCGTCCTAAAGTGGCCATCATCTGTGGCTCTGGGCTGGGCGGACTGGCAGAGAAGCTGGAGAACAGGGTCGTCTTCCCCTACAGAGACATCCCCAACTTCCCCCAAACCACCG TGGTGGGCCATCAGGGACAACTGGTGTTTGGGACGCTGGAGGGCCAccagtgtgtctgcatgcaggGGCGCTTCCACACCTATGAAGGCTATGATGTATACCAG GTGACGTACCCCGTGCGTGTGTTCTCCCTGCTGGGCGTGAGGACGCTGGTGGTGACCAACGCGGCCGGGGGCCTCAACAGCAGCTTCAGCGTGGGCGACATCATGCTGATCAAGGACCACATCAACATGCCGGGCCTGGTGGGGAACAACCCACTGTGTGGCCCCAACGACGACAG gTTTGGTGAGCGCTTCCCTTGTATGTCTGACGCTTACGACCGTGACCTGCTGGCCTTGGCCCAGCAGACGGCCGAGGAGCAGGGCATCGGGGCCGTCGTGCATCAGGGGGTCTACTGCATGGTGGGCGGCCCCACCTTCGAGAGCATCGCCGAGGGGAGGGCTCTGCGGACCCTGGGAGCCGACGCAGTGG gAATGAGCACAgcgctggaggtggtggtggcccGCCACTGTGGCCTGCGTGTCCTGGGCTTCTCGCTCATCACCAATATGGTGGTGACCGACTACGACAGCACGCTGAAGGCCAGCCACGACGAGGTGCTGGTCGCCGGCAACAATCGCGCCCAGGACCTCCAAGGACTTGTCCGAAGAATCCTAGCCCAGATGTCTGTGGACCCTGAGGACCTGTGA